DNA sequence from the Ooceraea biroi isolate clonal line C1 unplaced genomic scaffold, Obir_v5.4 UnassembledTig60, whole genome shotgun sequence genome:
TGTCCGGAagtactccaggatcaccctcGCGAGGTAGGGAGGGAGGAGCTGCGCGCGCATCTCCTCCACTATCACTCCCCAAGGGAGGGAGTTGAAGGCGTTCACTATGTCTAGCGACAACCGCCACCACAACTCCCCCCTCGAGACAGCGGCCTCCGTGAGGGCCCTCACACTCAACACGGCGTCCACCGTGGAGCGGCCCTCCCGGAAGCCGAACTGTCTCTCCTCCTCACCCGGAGCACCCCCGGGCAGGTGCCGGACGAGACGGCCCGCTATCACCCGCTCGAACAGCTTGCCGATCTCGTCCAGCAAGCATATCGGCCGGAACTTGcgcaccgccgccgcgtcCCCTCCGCCGCCCTTCGGGATGAGGACCAGCTTGGCCCTCTTCCAAGCCGCGGGGAAGCGTCCCTCCACCAGGCACCGCTCGAAGAGCGCCCTCACTCGCGGGGCCAGGACCTCCATCGCGAGGGCCAGACCCGGCTGGGAATCCCGTCCGGCCCCGGGGCCGTTGGCCCCGCAGCCGGCGCAGGATCCCCGCCCACTCCTCCGGACCGATCCCCGGTATCTCCTGGGGCCGCTCGGAGGTCATCCACTCCGGGGGTCCCGGGCACCCGCCTCCCGCCGGGAAGAGGGTGTCCAGGACCCCGCGCAGCTCCAGGGGATCCATCTCCTCCGTCTCCGGGGGCGTCCATTGCCGCAACTTGCCCATCACGAGCCGGTACGGACGCCCCCAGGGATCGCCCTCCACGGACCGGAGGAGCTCCTCCCAGGCCCTCGCCTTGGCGTCCCTGATCGCCGCCCTCAGGGAGCTCCGTCTCTCCTGGAGCTCCCCGTAGCGCGCGTCCACCTCCGCCGCCGTCCCCCGGCGACGGGCGCGGGAGAAGCGGCGCCAGGCGCGCCCCGATGCGCGCCGCAGCTCCGCCAATCCCGCGCTCCACCAGTAGGTGGGCCGTCGCCGAGGCCGGCCGGCCCGGGGCATCGCAAAGTCGCACGCCTGCGTCACGATGTCCCCGAGCCAGccggcctcctcctccaccgtgCCCTCCGGCCTCTCCGGCCACGTGGACGCGAGCAGGGCGGCGACCAGTCTGTCACCAGACAGCCCCTTGAGCGCCCATCTCCGCGGTCGGGGTCCGCCCGTCCCCCGTTGGCGGGGGGCGGAGCCCGAGGGCGGAGACACCACCATAGACACGTATCTATGGTCCGACAGCGTCTCCACCCCCGACAACACCCTCCACCCCGACACCCGACGCGCGAGGGCCGGAGATGCCCAGGTCAGATCGACCACGGACTCCCCCGCCCACCGCACGCAGGTGCTGTCCGAGCCCACGTTCAACAAATGCAGGCCCAGACCCGCCGCCCAGTCCGCCAGCACCGCGCCCTTCGCGTCCGGCCGCCGGGAACCCCAGAGCGCGGACTTCGCATTGAAGTCCCCGGCGACCAACAACAGGCCGCGGGGGTGCCGAACTATGCACCCCCCCAGCCTGTCCAGGAACCCCTCGTACTCGGCGAGACTCAGGCTCGGGGACACGTAGACCCCGACCACGGTGATGCCTCCCCACTGCGCCGCCACGAACTCCCCCCCGACCTCCAACACTCGGAGGGGAGGGGAGCCCGCGGCGTCGCCGCGCACGATCGCGACGAGGCCCCCCCCGCCGACGGCCCAACTGGGGCTGTCCGCGGGGGGCCTGAAGGGCTCCGCCGCGATGCCCAACGCGTAACCGCGCTCCGCCAGGCTCTGGAGGAAAAGATCCTGAGCCCGGCGGGCGCGGTTAAGGTTGGCCTGGAGGACCTGGCCCGCCATTCCTCCACGTCCATGGCGGGCTCCTCCAGGCCCCTCGCACCATCGTCGTCCTTCTCCTCCGCCTTCTTCTTCCCCATGGAGCGGGTCACCCGTCGGGGCTTCGGCTCCTCCTCCCGCGGAGGAGCCGGCCCTCCCTTGTCCCCATCAGCAGGCGTCGGCTCCAGCGCCGCGCCCGCCGACGGGGCCGCCTGCCTGGGAGCCGGAGAGGCGACCCGTTGCGGGCGGGGGGGGCCTCCGTCGGCCGCGCTCCTCCCTGGGCCGCCGTCTCCGACCCCCTTTGAACCCCACTTTTCCCTCCCTTGGAGGGCGGAGCACAGGCCGCGCTACCCAGCCTGTGGTCCGCCCTCCTGCCGAGACCCGTGCACAGAGGGCACTTCGGGTCAGCGGCGCATCCGCGCGCCCGATGACCCGCCGCGCCACACCTGTAGCACAGGTCTCGGCGGTCCTCGCGACTGGGGCACGTCGCTTGCACGTGCCCCCTCGCCAGGCACCTATAACACATCAAGGGCCTGGGCTCCAGCACAGTAATCGGTGCCCAGGCCCAGC
Encoded proteins:
- the LOC113563528 gene encoding uncharacterized protein LOC113563528; translation: MAGQVLQANLNRARRAQDLFLQSLAERGYALGIAAEPFRPPADSPSWAVGGGGLVAIVRGDAAGSPPLRVLEVGGEFVAAQWGGITVVGVYVSPSLSLAEYEGFLDRLGGCIVRHPRGLLLVAGDFNAKSALWGSRRPDAKGAVLADWAAGLGLHLLNVGSDSTCVRWAGESVVDLTWASPALARRVSGWRVLSGVETLSDHRYVSMVVSPPSGSAPRQRGTGGPRPRRWALKGLSGDRLVAALLASTWPERPEGTVEEEAGWLGDIVTQACDFAMPRAGRPRRRPTYWWSAGLAELRRASGRAWRRFSRARRRGTAAEVDARYGELQERRSSLRAAIRDAKARAWEELLRSVEGDPWGRPYRLVMGKLRQWTPPETEEMDPLELRGVLDTLFPAGGGCPGPPEWMTSERPQEIPGIGPEEWAGILRRLRGQRPRGRTGFPAGSGPRDGGPGPASEGALRAVPGGGTLPRGLEEGQAGPHPEGRRRGRGGGAQVPADMLAGRDRQAVRAGDSGPSRPAPARGCSG